The sequence CAgtaaatcatgtccagggaaatgaatgtgtCGACCAGATCCACGTCAAGATTAATTAGAgttgatctccacatgaaagcgttccgtcgctcaactggtcatcgcttgaagaaaattaaactcgacagatgcaagcagcttcttcggtggcatgcGGTCGACggctatgaaaatattcttttcacagatgagaaaattttcactgttgaagaagtttttaataagcaaaacgacaaaatccaTGCACAAGGAAtacaataaactgctcagcaaacatTCCCTGTTAGGGTGTTACCACCCAtgtagacacctgcttgagcctgagccgcctccgaGGCACGTCAGCGTACTGTAGcagattaaactcctacctatccagaattgaccccgacatatttaacatatgtccggcatagGAAGGCGCTCCGCACGACACTAagcaccttttcacatgccccatcaaacccattcatctaacacccctctccctctggacccaacctgtcgaaacagcaagtttcctgggcctgccgttagatgagctagacgaagacgaccggtgatttacactacactgacagacCAAAGTTACTgatacaaccacaacaacaacaaaatccatgctaaaacttctaaagacgcagaaaatgttgttccaagtgtCCAGCGTGGCCACCATGCAACcttcgtaatggtttggtggggaaaGGCGTCAATCTCTTCACTTCTGCGAAAAACgagttaagaccggggcaaaagtgtcccaggaggatgtcttagaaggcgtggtgaagtagttgagcagtactctcttgaatggagagcgttggatcgcCCAGCAAGATTTggcgctccagcccataaggcaaaaaccacccagcagtggcaaaaaaacaatattcctgggttcatagccgcagaagattggctgtCTGGAAGCCCAGATCTGAATCTACTGGACTACAGATTATGGTCAGAATACGAGAACagggcctgtcgaagaccttacagaaatttggagagtcttagttcgagcagcgacgtcaatattcatggaaaccgtgcgtgctgcaatagctgagtGGCCtgtgaaggcttgtgtaaaagcaaatggttaccttttcgaatgaaaatctaattttttttctaatatttacatgattaaataaaactaacttcattatgAAAAGTATTATactttcatatctataacggattTAATTTGTAACATAACTTATGGCACGCCTACGTATAGTGAATTACGTCCGACCTCCAGCAAACGCTTTTACAGCGCATTTATTCTCTTAAATCAATTAGTGGCtggcaaaaaatttaatgcatccctttattaatttttttttaatttcacaacaGGTTGGCATAATTTATGTGGAAGCTGCTAAGCCTACCATGACCTTCAATTCGTTTTGTGGCAAACCAATTTACTCCATTGATTGGCAAGGCGATCATATATTTGTGGTTTGCAACGAAATTTTAGCCATTTACGACGAAAGCTTGGACAATAAAGGTAGGTACAgtgaaaaatgttatattatttgcatttaattggcATAATTGCATATAAAACAATGGAACTACGATGTTCTGTGTCCGAACGGCAGGAATTCATTTTGTGCGTTCATTGTGCCAAATGACAGTGCGGTCTGTTGTGAGCGCGTCTGCAGCTTACGGATGTATGCCAAATGTATAGTTTCACGATGAAAATCCCATTTGTTCCAAGTGATATTAATGCGATTTGAGGGTCTAAGGTCGTTTACAACAACCATCTCCGTTTGGGTGCCACTTTCCGAAATTTTGCctttgcgcgtttggctttctgccACAAAGTCCTTCTCCAGAATTTCATCAACCAAATCGAAAAGCAATAGCAGATCCACAGAAGTGTAGATGGCCGTTTTTAATGTGTgcataaagttttcaaaataacgTTCGGCATATTTTGCGAATTCAATATTAGAAAAACCGAAACGAAATTTCGAGTCCTcacaaagttttttttgcagaaatgcGGGCAATAGTAAGCCATTGGTTAATGCAATTGTTAGGccacaataattttcaaaattatctgACTGCAAGGCAAAATGGAAAGCATTGAAATAGGAGTTGTTATATAAGAAATGCGGATACGTACAACATTTTGCAATGACGTCATTGCGGGATGTGATTTGTTGGTGCGTTCCATTAACTCGTCGAACGTGggcttaattgtttttttgataACTTGCCGTCGCACTTCGGTAATTTCCAATAGCTTGAGAAAGTTCGCCTTCACTTCTTTAGTTAAAGATTCGTCTAATAAATCTTTCAGCTTATTCAATTCGACCAAATAGCTTAGAGATAATTGTAAGGAGGTCCATAGTTCCGTGAGATATTTGAAATGGGGCTGAAATTCGCCACTGATTAATAGAAAATCGTATATTGCAAAAGTACTTACGAACACTAATTCCGATTCGATAGCAGTGCGAAACTTTAAAACATCATTAATTTTCTCTATAACGCAATCCATTTTCTTTCGATCGAGACTAATGAGATACTCGGCCTTTTCGAATGAATGGACTATATTTTTCAGCAGCTTCTCATACGAACTGAACAAAGCAATGTATTTGTTGATTTCACGCACTTTCTCTATGGGCCATTTGCAATTCACCTTCTTCGTTTTTGTGTCCACCTCTATAAGTTGAGCCATCACTTCTATGCCACTTTCTATGTAGTGCGCTATGTCTTTTAGAGCAGCTTCAAGCGAATCTCTAGTGTTGGTTTTTGCCATTTGAATATCCGTTAAGACTGCGTAGAAAAGAGAAAAAGCTTTCCATTTAAAATGGGTGTCTTTTTTGTGTAtgtgtacattaggccgggtcgatttgtggggaggcaaaaatcacccattgctctgtgaaaatcatattctagggaccaaataagaaactttgccgaaggaaccatacctctaaaacgaattctgatgtcccccaatttgggtcgaactttttagtttcttttctataactcacttaaattaattttttcatttacatatgttctgactaataaatttcttaagagaaaaaatagatattattataaataaataaaaataaagaaaaaacatatccatttagctgatttcttcatgtaaagaccaaaaatggtgatatttttaattcgctttagaggtatggttccttcggtaaagtttcttattttgatccctagaatacgattttcacagagcaatgagcgatttttaaatcgacccgccctagtgtacATATATTACTTTCATAGGAATTTCTGATGAAACAGTTGTCCaagtaaacacaaatttttaacgTTTCCGTAAATTATCTTCTTCCAAGTGTGCCTTCTCATGCGCATGCTTATAACCTAATGCCAACCTTTACGGTCGGTTGACgaacaaattgaaatttatttccaaaattagcGACAACATTTTTACTGTTTCTAATACTCGTCTTACTGGCCATGCCAATAAAGAAAACTGTCGTATTTGAAGCGACGCGACACAAATATATCCAAAGCGCAATAAAGGCTCTCATGATATGCAAACGTATAGCAGGAAAATCCTGGTACTGTAGCCCAAGAATCCTAAGATGGCTATACATCATGATAACAAGGCCAATGAGTGGGAGTAATTGGGACCATCGACAGTGTATAGCCTTCATATGCATGCctacaggagaggaacctggacgcaggtacctgttgtgtcttgGGACATAAAAGCGGCTCTACCCAGAAattatacttttgtggtccaAGGATAGAATTAGCCGAGGTAGAGGAttgtctatttaggaaccagcattaacaccgataacaatgtcagccttgaaatccaacgtaaaatctctcttgccaacaagtgctactttggactaagtaggcaactgagcagtaaagtcctctctcgacgaacaaaactaacactctacaagactctcatcatgcccgttctaacgtatggcgcagaagcttggacgatggcaacatccaatgaagcgacgcttggagtgttcgagagaaagattctgcgtaagatttttggacctttgcacgttggcagcggcgaatatcgcaggcgatggaacgatgagctgtatgagctttacgacgacatagacatagcgcagcgaataaagatccagcggctacgttggctgggtcatgtcgtccgaatggatacaaacgctccggctttgaaagtatttgatgcggtaccagctggtggtagcagaggaagagggcggcctcctctgcgttggaaagatcaggtggagaaggactttgcttcacttggtgtgttcaactggcgccggttagcacgagaaagaaacgtctggcgcgctttgttaaggtcggtcaaaatcgcgtaagcggttatagcgccaattaagaagaagaagaagaggattgTTATAatattagtgggagcgtgccctacataccattggtgtgacggcacctctgagatgtttctgacattttcagGTTGAACCTCCTTCCAAAAATCAAAAGGCCAATGATAACATATGGAGCGGTCGCTTGGGCATCGAGAACCGCTCTCTCGACAGTGCGGGCAGCGCTAACTAAGCTTCAGCGCTCAGCAAGCGTCTGCATTACGGGAGCGATGCGGACCTGCGCCACAGCTGCGATGGAGGGGGTGCTCGAGCTTACATTCAGCAATCAGCCAAGCGTACCCTGTTAAATGTTATTAGGGAAGGCTACGGTAAAGGAAAATTGATATCATTTGAGAATATGGAATTGGTGAGTCTGcagctcctacttatccagcTACGCAGAGATCACTATCACTATGTATCAGATATCATTAAAGtcatcaaattcgaaaagaagttcagaattaAACTGAACGATAAGTTAAACTGGACTTGACCCTGCATTTAAATGTAAACTAGTAGTGTATCCTgcactggtacacagatggctcgaagaatCTAGAAGGCATAGGCGCTAGAATTGACGACCCCAGAACCTAGCGTGCTGTGCTgatgggtagttttccaagcatcttccaagTGGAGATGATGTGTGCCATCTGCCTATGTACAAAGATAAAATTAGACAGAAATTTCTGGAATTTGCCATTATGAGCGACAGTGAGGCGGCACTCATGTCCCTGCCGTCCTGTAAAATCAAGTTTTCACTGGTGTTTGAATGTATCGAGAAACTTTAATCTACTGGGAACACACAATCACATTCGTCTAATTTGGGTCCCAGGACGCCGGGCTATAACTGTAAACGTAATAGCGGACGCATTGGCGAGAGAGGCTGCGGCCTTGCCTTTAATAGGACCCGAGCTCTTCCTTGCTATGGGGCA is a genomic window of Anastrepha ludens isolate Willacy chromosome 6, idAnaLude1.1, whole genome shotgun sequence containing:
- the LOC128866212 gene encoding cilia- and flagella-associated protein 206 translates to MSIKDQLNRIFMLFLDDCKEYGLEVDPNFAYFFVHLLARDARLGLNKQDPNACTILQLRQNAIGLYKNQNDPTMCNLKMNFCFRNFRELKIENMKEIYNENFQRKLNMLVKGILQYPETSSDKQLNEMLYKIQVFIIACYNIGDPKNDVLLKQTHQSLKSVLSHGDLQNFVLKKRYHRLEYLQRLTATVCGILIYNNCDPNGEKENMRDILTDIQMAKTNTRDSLEAALKDIAHYIESGIEVMAQLIEVDTKTKKVNCKWPIEKVREINKYIALFSSYEKLLKNIVHSFEKAEYLISLDRKKMDCVIEKINDVLKFRTAIESELVFPHFKYLTELWTSLQLSLSYLVELNKLKDLLDESLTKEVKANFLKLLEITEVRRQVIKKTIKPTFDELMERTNKSHPAMTSLQNVSDNFENYCGLTIALTNGLLLPAFLQKKLCEDSKFRFGFSNIEFAKYAERYFENFMHTLKTAIYTSVDLLLLFDLVDEILEKDFVAESQTRKGKISESGTQTEMVVVNDLRPSNRINITWNKWDFHRETIHLAYIRKLQTRSQQTALSFGTMNAQNEFLPFGHRTS